Below is a genomic region from Sander vitreus isolate 19-12246 chromosome 15, sanVit1, whole genome shotgun sequence.
CCATAGTATGCGCTTCTGCTATAGAGCCAATTCTAAggtagagtcatcattaagtaaaagtaaggtCAGTGACAGTGGAATATTTACTCCAAGCATATCACTAAAAGTGAGACATAAATGTCTCCATTGGGACATTCCCAAAACATATGTAAAAATGTCCCCGAAACATTAAGTGTACATAGGTGACAATTAGGGGATGGGATGATTTTCATAGCATGACGTTTTCTTGGAGTAAGATACATTCTGTGtataaatttaaaatgtattaattggTGAACAAGGTCTTTGGAGGTATCCTGTAGATTCTCCCATACTGTGTCCCAACAAATCTCTCCCTCATACAGCGGATATTgctcatatacttttttttttttttggcggcaccttaactgcaaagtgctgcgggaaaccctgctccaactctcaactagtgttttctctgtctctctctctctctgccaggaGGTCCGCCTccccacacaaagaccatgtgactgacaagagggttcactccttgttacgctaaggaaccgagagtggtcatccagtctctttggtagagagagtgagagagagacaaggaaaacaaataaacatgcaaatggaaattatcgcggccTGAAAAATTATCgagctaattttttttatcgtgcgattaatttatttattgactatcgcgacaggcctaGTTGCAGCACTCTCTCTCCCAGTATACCGAGTAAACTGTCCTTAATAGAAGGTCACGAGTCTGTCTCACCTGTTGTCTGATCATGCCTCTCATCATCAAGACCATTTTATTTGTTAATATCAATTTTGTGAGCTAATTCTTCCTGATTCCTCCACAGAGTGGACCAGGAGAGCTCAGAGGTTCCCAGTGGTCAGTCTGCCCAGCAGCATCAAACACACCTGGACTCCATATTTATGGTCTGTACATGTATAACTACTTTTACATCTATTCTGTTCACAATCATCTCCATGCTGCACTTTTCAGACCAGTGGGTTGTCAGTCTGTCCAACATGGATCTGATGTTTGCTTCTGTGATTTCAGTTTGATTTTTCATTCATATAATCTTCTGTTCcagctgctggaggaggagaTCGGGACTTTTGTGAAGAACGAGCTGAAGAAGATCCAGAAGGTTCTGAGTCCAGATTACCCAGGATGCTTAGGGAGTCagagggaggatgaggaggtGTTGGACGGTGAGGatgaagagcagaggaggagcagcagagagGCATTTCTGAAGATCACACTGCACTTCCTGAGGAGAATGAAGCAGGAGGAGCTGGCTGACCGTCTGCAGAGCAGTAAGAGGATTTCTCTAAAGATTTAACATGCTGGATAAATGGGACCTTTACTAATGTCTCCAGAGATGGaccaaaatatatttatatactcaaatgacatgttgaaatatgttttttgagtTAATGATCTTCTTTGTTGTGTGCTCCTTCAGGAAGTCTTGCTGCAGTTTGTAAGCGTAAACTCAAATCTAACCAGCAGAagttccagtgtgtgtttgaggggatTGCTAAAGCAGGAAACCCAATCCTTCTGAATCAGATGTTCACAGAGATCTACATCACAAAGGGAGGGACTGCAGAGGTCAATGATGAACATGAGGTCAGACAGATTGAAACAGCATCCAGGAAACCAGACAGACCAGAAACAACAATCAGACGAGAAGATATCTTTAAAACCCCACCTGGAAGagatgaaccaatcagaacagtgaTGACAAAGGGAGTGGCTGGCATCGGGAAAACAGTCTTAACACAGAAGTTCACTCTGGACTGGGCTGAAGACAAAGCCAACCAGGACATCCAGTTCACATTTCTATTCACCTTCAGAGAGCTGAATGTGCTGAAAGATAAAAAGTACAGCTTGGTGGAACTTGTTGATCGCTTCTTTAGTGAAACCAAAGAAGCAGGAATCTGCAGGTTTGAAGAGGTCGTGTTCATCTTTGATGGTCTGGATGAGTGTCGACTTCCTCTGGACTTCCACAACACTGAGATCCTGActgatgttacagagtccacctCAGTGGATGTGCTGCTGACAAACCTCATCCGGGGGAAACTGCttccctctgctcgcctctggataaccacacgacctgcagcagccaatcagatccctcCTGAGTGTGTTGACATGGTGACAGAGGTCCGAGGGTTCACTGACCCACAGAAGGAGGAGTACTTCAGGAAGAGATTTAGAGATGAGGAGCAGGCCAGCAGAATCATCTCCCACATCAAGACATCACAAAGCCTCCACATCATGTGCCACATCCCAGTCTTCTGCTGGATCATTGCTACAGTTCTGGAGGACATGTTGAAGACCAGACAGGGAGGAGAGCTGCCCAAGACCCTGACTGAGATGTACATCCACTTCCTGGTGGTTCAGTCCAAAGTGAAGATCATCAAGTATGATGGAGGAGCTGAGACAGATCCACACTGGAGTCCAGAGAGCAGGAAGATGATCAAGTCTCTGGGAAAACTGGCTTTTGAGCAGCTGCAGAAAGGCAACCTGATCTTCTATGAATCAGACCTGACAGAGTGTGGCATCGATATCACAGCAGCCTCAGTGTACTCAGGAGTGTTCACACAGATCTTTAAAGAGGAGAGTGGTCTGTACCAGGACAAGGTGTTCTGCTTCCTCCATCTGAGTGTTCAGGAGTTTCTGGCTGCTCTTCATGTCCATCTGACATTCACCAACTCTGGAGTCAACCTGCtgacaggaaaacaaacaatatcaaCAGGTTTCTACCAGAGTGCTGTGGACAAGGCCTTACAGAGTCCAAATGGACACCTTGACTTGTTCCTCCGCTTCCTTCTGGGTCTTTCACTGCAGACCAATCAGACTCTCCTACGAGGTTTGCTGACACAGGCAGGAAGTAGCTCACAGACGAAAAAGAAAACAGTCAAGTACATCAAGAAGAAGATCACTAAGAATCTATCTGCAGAGAAAAGCATCAATCTGTTCCACtgtctgaatgaactgaatgatcGTTCTCTAGTGGAGGAGATCCAACGGTCCCTGAGTTCAGGAAGTCTCTCCACAGATAAACTGTCTCCTGCTCAGTGGTCAGCTCTGGTCTTCATCTTACTATCATCAGAAAAATATCTGGACGTGTTGGACCTGAAGAAATACTCTGCTTCAGAGGATGCTCTTCTGAGGCTGCTGCCAGTGGTCAAAGCCTCCAACAAAGCTCTGTACGTGCACACACAACTATCCAGATTAAAAAACAACCAttgtttgtaattgttttcttaTGTATTGCTGATTCCTCTTCAGGCTGAGTGGCTGTAAgctgtcagagagaagctgtgaagctctgtcctcagttctcagctcccagtcctctagtctgagagagctggatctgagtaacaacaacctgcaggattcaggagtgaagCACCTGTCGGCTGGAATGAAGAgtccacactgcacactggaaaCTCTcaggttagtgttcagttattcTGAGatgttattttctttgtatGTTAATTATTTAGTGGACTGACTAAACAAGATTAAAAGAGTGAATGAGGTTAAGAAGTCCTCTAGTCAGAGAGAGCTGACTCAGGAGCTTGTCAACATTGTAATGTCTTGGTTCACAGCACATAAACTTGACTTGGATATACAGTTAGGGCCAAATGTATTTGGACAATgacaacattttgttattttgtctccggatttgaaatgaaacaatgatTATGTGCTTACAGTGCAGACTCTCAGCTTCAACATTAGAATATTCACAGCTATGTAGAATGGACTATGAAGGAATGAGTcaggcagaggtggaaagagtactaGAATATTATACTCAAGTAAAACTACTGTTACTTTAAAGAAATTTTACTCatttacaaatacatttgtaCAAATTTAATTAAATTCCAAGTAAAAAGGTCAGTATAAATGTTCTCTGAGTAAATGTTACTGCgttaaatgtttaaaaggtGAACAACATCATCAACATGACCCCTTAAGTTGTACGTATGGCTGATTCTGTTTTATTAATTGAGCTGGGTGCACATAAAGGAGACTCATTTCCACTCTGACAGTCAAAAGTGAATGTAGAAATGCTCAGCTGTTTGTATCTGTTTGCACTGTCAATGAGAAGAACAACAAACAAGTGCAACTTCACTGACTGGCGAGGTTCTGCAACAGAGCAAAATAACAATCAGTcattctcacagaatcacaaaCAATGTTTTACTCTGAGGTTATGTCTCTCACCCATAAGGACCCACTGTGACACACATGTTACACACTCTTTAAATGTTCTGGAAAGTTTCTCATTCAGCTTTATCCTTGATTTTAACTCATGAAGCCCCTTAGTGACACTGATGGAACATCCTGGTAGTGGTCATGTGACAGTTTGTCAATTTGTGTATCCATGACAACATTTCCAAGATGACTGTGTTCATGGTCAACAGATTTGACAGAACTAGccaattttttattgtttctaagATTCTAGTCATTTAAAGTTTCTAATGCTTACATAACAACTCATATATTACAATTAACCTGTTCTGTCCACATTTGTTGAACAAATTGATATAAAACACATTAGGTAAGTATCGTTGTGACATATTTATCACATCGGGTTTTTAACCTTTAAAGAGTCACGGAAAACCTAATGTGACACGTGTCACAATAAGAAAAATTATAATCATCTGCTCAGTTAATTTAGCTGATTCAATATTATTGAACTaacatattttgtattgttcaaccaaaatgtaaattttaatctttaacactccagaaatatacttcagcatatgacatatagcttaattatccacaatgtaggacagtattaaataattatatagttatattatgtaatcatgcacaaactgaatttgacttgactttaagcccattattgggaccatctctgaggaaagctagctgAGATGTTAAgacagcaagagggaagacattgatgatttccacaagcttttaatttatttggcagaaaaaggagaatgtgtattgccatctacaggaacttatgtgcctttttagcacatgaagattgaaatattacagaatatcaattgaaataacttgcagGGGCAGATCTACCGGGGTGGCATAGGGTGGCAAATGCCACCCTAAAAGAAAGCCTTGCCACCCCTGATGCCACCCCAGTTGGCAGCAACAAATTAAAAGTTATGGCCAATTTGACACTTTATGAGCGCGAATCTCCAATGTCTGAAATTTGCTCTGAGATGACGACAGAGCGGCAAGAGCCTGATTTGTTTGGAAAACTGAGTGGCGCGAAGCGAGGGAGCCAGGAGTCGTGAGGAAAGGAGACACAGGAGGAAAGAGGTGCAAACGGATTAACTATCTATCAAGAAATGAAATTATAACGAAAGCACAGTGCTACCATAGTTGTGATGCTGATTTTGAGATGATAAAAATCAGGTTGAAGAACATTATTTTGCTAACTATACATATAATGTTACTTAGGTCTGACGTTTGTTCTGTGTAAAGTAAAGGCTACAAAAGCTAATATTGATTCAACGTCTGTCaaggaaaacattgtaaaattacttttaatCTTACAGAAATGAAGAGGAAAGGTAGCATATGTAGTTTTTTCTCACCAAAGAGATAGGtgagagaaatagaaaatgaactgAGCAAGGTAGACGGAGAAGAtggtggaaggagagagagaagacgaaGACGAAGGGAGAGAAAAGGGCAACAGAAacgtgacagagagagaatacaAGGCCAAGGCGACCAGGGACAGGAGGAGGTGGGAGAACACCACAGCGGTGAAGATATGGAGGGAGAGCATCACCAAGATGAGGAGGGAGAAAGCGAGAGACAAGATAACGTGCAGGGCTCAGACAGTGAAAGGAAAAGCAGAGTGCCTGGGCCATCACCAATGATCTCCAGTCGAGCTGGTCCACATGGTATGGAAATTGTTGCTGCATCTATACTAAGTTACATATGAATAAGAACAACAAATGACAAAGatggacatttttgtaaaatttAAGAGACATTACTTAGacatcaaataaatataaaaattcaTGTTTGCTTAAATATGAATAATTAGGGAAAGTTGTCAGTGTGAAAGTGTGATGAGATGGGGAGAtgagtttttatattttgtgtagAATGTATTTTAGATCTATTGCtcagattaaattaaaaaattaaacaaattaacCTAAAAATACTCTCCCAGTCTaaaatgttagtgtgtgttaacaCAGTCTGATGGTTATAACTAATCAATGACAGTTTCTAATCTTGTACAAATGCTACCTGCAACGCTGCCTCGCTCACACAGTCAAAAACGGTTTGCTTCACCTCTCACACATCTGCCACTCATCACCTGTGTCTTACCTTAATGCCTTTCCTGTGATAATGTCCCTTACTTCTATCATACTTCTCCTATTAAGTGAGATCACATTGTATGGTCACTTATTGCTAATATGAACTGTTTCAAATGAAACCTCAAATGCAAGATATTGATTGCACGAGATTAAGTTTGTCTGTATGAGTTTGTAAATGGCAGCCTCTGCCCTTTTGTAGTGTGTACATACTATTTCTCATCAAACTGTGATAAAATTCAGTATATATACGTCTGCCATATATTGCCACCCCTCAAATATTCCTGCCCCCCTCTCCCCACCCCATAAATATTTTTCTAGATCCGCCCCTgataacttgcatttatcaaactgccaacttcactgtagctcttacaaaaatgtatcctttaaaagaaaaagagaggaactcttaaagctccgtcttttgaa
It encodes:
- the LOC144530325 gene encoding protein NLRC3-like isoform X4, translated to MSDDVLMNDWTAALSVSSPDEGVDSAMSQCEDREEGVPPSKATLCGEHDSQTKAQSPEKHHGPGHGPGPGPEHGPGPGPSCVSFKSDDSMEFGIDFKQHDRKIHQRPDSPEPEPSCVSTKSDRSMDYPLDFKDGCHSVDQRVDQESSEVPSGQSAQQHQTHLDSIFMLLEEEIGTFVKNELKKIQKVLSPDYPGCLGSQREDEEVLDGEDEEQRRSSREAFLKITLHFLRRMKQEELADRLQSRSLAAVCKRKLKSNQQKFQCVFEGIAKAGNPILLNQMFTEIYITKGGTAEVNDEHEVRQIETASRKPDRPETTIRREDIFKTPPGRDEPIRTVMTKGVAGIGKTVLTQKFTLDWAEDKANQDIQFTFLFTFRELNVLKDKKYSLVELVDRFFSETKEAGICRFEEVVFIFDGLDECRLPLDFHNTEILTDVTESTSVDVLLTNLIRGKLLPSARLWITTRPAAANQIPPECVDMVTEVRGFTDPQKEEYFRKRFRDEEQASRIISHIKTSQSLHIMCHIPVFCWIIATVLEDMLKTRQGGELPKTLTEMYIHFLVVQSKVKIIKYDGGAETDPHWSPESRKMIKSLGKLAFEQLQKGNLIFYESDLTECGIDITAASVYSGVFTQIFKEESGLYQDKVFCFLHLSVQEFLAALHVHLTFTNSGVNLLTGKQTISTGFYQSAVDKALQSPNGHLDLFLRFLLGLSLQTNQTLLRGLLTQAGSSSQTKKKTVKYIKKKITKNLSAEKSINLFHCLNELNDRSLVEEIQRSLSSGSLSTDKLSPAQWSALVFILLSSEKYLDVLDLKKYSASEDALLRLLPVVKASNKALLSGCKLSERSCEALSSVLSSQSSSLRELDLSNNNLQDSGVKHLSAGMKSPHCTLETLRLSDCNLSERSCEALSSVLSSQSSSLRELDLSNNNLQDSGVKQLSAGLKSPHCRLETLSLSGCQVSEEGATSLVSALSSNPFHLRELDLSYNHPGDSGLKDPNWRLEILRCGQTTAGRTMTDCSG
- the LOC144530325 gene encoding NACHT, LRR and PYD domains-containing protein 3-like isoform X3, with product MSDDVLMNDWTAALSVSSPDEGVDSAMSQCEDREEGVPPSKATLCGEHDSQTKAQSPEKHHGPGHGPGPGPEHGPGPGPSCVSFKSDDSMEFGIDFKQHDRKIHQRPDSPEPEPSCVSTKSDRSMDYPLDFKDGCHSVDQRVDQESSEVPSGQSAQQHQTHLDSIFMLLEEEIGTFVKNELKKIQKVLSPDYPGCLGSQREDEEVLDGEDEEQRRSSREAFLKITLHFLRRMKQEELADRLQSRSLAAVCKRKLKSNQQKFQCVFEGIAKAGNPILLNQMFTEIYITKGGTAEVNDEHEVRQIETASRKPDRPETTIRREDIFKTPPGRDEPIRTVMTKGVAGIGKTVLTQKFTLDWAEDKANQDIQFTFLFTFRELNVLKDKKYSLVELVDRFFSETKEAGICRFEEVVFIFDGLDECRLPLDFHNTEILTDVTESTSVDVLLTNLIRGKLLPSARLWITTRPAAANQIPPECVDMVTEVRGFTDPQKEEYFRKRFRDEEQASRIISHIKTSQSLHIMCHIPVFCWIIATVLEDMLKTRQGGELPKTLTEMYIHFLVVQSKVKIIKYDGGAETDPHWSPESRKMIKSLGKLAFEQLQKGNLIFYESDLTECGIDITAASVYSGVFTQIFKEESGLYQDKVFCFLHLSVQEFLAALHVHLTFTNSGVNLLTGKQTISTGFYQSAVDKALQSPNGHLDLFLRFLLGLSLQTNQTLLRGLLTQAGSSSQTKKKTVKYIKKKITKNLSAEKSINLFHCLNELNDRSLVEEIQRSLSSGSLSTDKLSPAQWSALVFILLSSEKYLDVLDLKKYSASEDALLRLLPVVKASNKALLSDCNLSERSCEALSSVLSSQSSSLRELDLSNNNLQDSGVKQLSAGLKSPHCRLETLSLSGCQVSEEGATSLVSALSSNPFHLRELDLSYNHPGDSGLKDPNWRLEILRTDHDGLQWLRPGLRKYVCELELDTNTVNRKLKLSDNNREVTNVGEDQSYPDHPDRFDSWSQLLCRDGLTGRCYWEVEKRGRVYISVSYRGISRRGDSKDCVFGGNDQSWSLRCDDVGYSVWHNNSYTALLSSSVSGRVAVYVDCPAGSLSFYSVSSDSLIHLHTFNTTFTQPLYPGFMLWSAGSSISLCPLQD
- the LOC144530325 gene encoding NACHT, LRR and PYD domains-containing protein 3-like isoform X1, translated to MSDDVLMNDWTAALSVSSPDEGVDSAMSQCEDREEGVPPSKATLCGEHDSQTKAQSPEKHHGPGHGPGPGPEHGPGPGPSCVSFKSDDSMEFGIDFKQHDRKIHQRPDSPEPEPSCVSTKSDRSMDYPLDFKDGCHSVDQRVDQESSEVPSGQSAQQHQTHLDSIFMLLEEEIGTFVKNELKKIQKVLSPDYPGCLGSQREDEEVLDGEDEEQRRSSREAFLKITLHFLRRMKQEELADRLQSRSLAAVCKRKLKSNQQKFQCVFEGIAKAGNPILLNQMFTEIYITKGGTAEVNDEHEVRQIETASRKPDRPETTIRREDIFKTPPGRDEPIRTVMTKGVAGIGKTVLTQKFTLDWAEDKANQDIQFTFLFTFRELNVLKDKKYSLVELVDRFFSETKEAGICRFEEVVFIFDGLDECRLPLDFHNTEILTDVTESTSVDVLLTNLIRGKLLPSARLWITTRPAAANQIPPECVDMVTEVRGFTDPQKEEYFRKRFRDEEQASRIISHIKTSQSLHIMCHIPVFCWIIATVLEDMLKTRQGGELPKTLTEMYIHFLVVQSKVKIIKYDGGAETDPHWSPESRKMIKSLGKLAFEQLQKGNLIFYESDLTECGIDITAASVYSGVFTQIFKEESGLYQDKVFCFLHLSVQEFLAALHVHLTFTNSGVNLLTGKQTISTGFYQSAVDKALQSPNGHLDLFLRFLLGLSLQTNQTLLRGLLTQAGSSSQTKKKTVKYIKKKITKNLSAEKSINLFHCLNELNDRSLVEEIQRSLSSGSLSTDKLSPAQWSALVFILLSSEKYLDVLDLKKYSASEDALLRLLPVVKASNKALLSGCKLSERSCEALSSVLSSQSSSLRELDLSNNNLQDSGVKHLSAGMKSPHCTLETLRLSDCNLSERSCEALSSVLSSQSSSLRELDLSNNNLQDSGVKQLSAGLKSPHCRLETLSLSGCQVSEEGATSLVSALSSNPFHLRELDLSYNHPGDSGLKDPNWRLEILRTDHDGLQWLRPGLRKYVCELELDTNTVNRKLKLSDNNREVTNVGEDQSYPDHPDRFDSWSQLLCRDGLTGRCYWEVEKRGRVYISVSYRGISRRGDSKDCVFGGNDQSWSLRCDDVGYSVWHNNSYTALLSSSVSGRVAVYVDCPAGSLSFYSVSSDSLIHLHTFNTTFTQPLYPGFMLWSAGSSISLCPLQD
- the LOC144530325 gene encoding NACHT, LRR and PYD domains-containing protein 3-like isoform X2, whose amino-acid sequence is MSDDVLMNDWTAALSVSSPDEGVDSAMSQCEDREEGVPPSKATLCGEHDSQTKAQSPEKHHGPGHGPGPGPEHGPGPGPSCVSFKSDDSMEFGIDFKQHDRKIHQRPDSPEPEPSCVSTKSDRSMDYPLDFKDGCHSVDQRVDQESSEVPSGQSAQQHQTHLDSIFMLLEEEIGTFVKNELKKIQKVLSPDYPGCLGSQREDEEVLDGEDEEQRRSSREAFLKITLHFLRRMKQEELADRLQSRSLAAVCKRKLKSNQQKFQCVFEGIAKAGNPILLNQMFTEIYITKGGTAEVNDEHEVRQIETASRKPDRPETTIRREDIFKTPPGRDEPIRTVMTKGVAGIGKTVLTQKFTLDWAEDKANQDIQFTFLFTFRELNVLKDKKYSLVELVDRFFSETKEAGICRFEEVVFIFDGLDECRLPLDFHNTEILTDVTESTSVDVLLTNLIRGKLLPSARLWITTRPAAANQIPPECVDMVTEVRGFTDPQKEEYFRKRFRDEEQASRIISHIKTSQSLHIMCHIPVFCWIIATVLEDMLKTRQGGELPKTLTEMYIHFLVVQSKVKIIKYDGGAETDPHWSPESRKMIKSLGKLAFEQLQKGNLIFYESDLTECGIDITAASVYSGVFTQIFKEESGLYQDKVFCFLHLSVQEFLAALHVHLTFTNSGVNLLTGKQTISTGFYQSAVDKALQSPNGHLDLFLRFLLGLSLQTNQTLLRGLLTQAGSSSQTKKKTVKYIKKKITKNLSAEKSINLFHCLNELNDRSLVEEIQRSLSSGSLSTDKLSPAQWSALVFILLSSEKYLDVLDLKKYSASEDALLRLLPVVKASNKALLSGCKLSERSCEALSSVLSSQSSSLRELDLSNNNLQDSGVKHLSAGMKSPHCTLETLRLSDCNLSERSCEALSSVLSSQSSSLRELDLSNNNLQDSGVKQLSAGLKSPHCRLETLRTDHDGLQWLRPGLRKYVCELELDTNTVNRKLKLSDNNREVTNVGEDQSYPDHPDRFDSWSQLLCRDGLTGRCYWEVEKRGRVYISVSYRGISRRGDSKDCVFGGNDQSWSLRCDDVGYSVWHNNSYTALLSSSVSGRVAVYVDCPAGSLSFYSVSSDSLIHLHTFNTTFTQPLYPGFMLWSAGSSISLCPLQD